In Podarcis raffonei isolate rPodRaf1 chromosome 8, rPodRaf1.pri, whole genome shotgun sequence, the genomic window TGCCTGATCTAATCTGCAATCTCCATCTTCAAATTGAGTCTGTATCCAGACCTCAAGAGTTCAGCATCCAGCCTAGTTGtttctgggggcagggggggctgggtctgatcccttccaaccctgcttGTGTACTATCAACCCTGATGAAGAGATTTGCAGAACTCAAAACCTTGCACAtcattttgcaacatttttgacgGTCCCAATTAAGTTATTGCCCAATGGCctaattttgggggggaggggggtattaaagtttaaaattgtattctttgtttttgttttgattcagAAAGCACAGTTCTGGGATATATACAGTCTCTTTGCTAAGGTTGCTACCATTTGATACGAGGTAAATATGGTGGGGGTGGGTACTGATTTGAAACAGTTAACTCTACGTTTATACGGTTGGGGCACTATTTTGAATGATGTAAAGTTTTAAAGgaaatttcttttcctttaatttcTTAAGGAAATTTCCTTtaatttcttaaggaaatcatccctgaatgctcactggaaggacagatcgtgaagctgaggctccaatactttggccacctcatgagaagagaagacttcctggaaaagaccctgatgttgggaaagatggagggcacaaggagaaggggacgacagaggacgggatggttggacagtgttctcgaagctaccagcatgagtttgaccaaactgcgggaggcagtggaagacaggagtgcctggcctgctctcgtccatggagtcacgaagagtcgaacaggactaaacaacaacaaaagttttaaATGCTATAAAAAGGGAGAAAACGGGTGTGCTTGTACTTACAAGAAACCCACCATAAAGAGGCCCGCCAATTGTTTGCTTAAACATCAAGGGCACAGTGTGCAATTCACCTCTCCAGGTTCATCCAAATCACTAGGAGGCATGGGGCTCCAGCAGATGACGGCAGTTGTCTCatcttttttaaagaattattGCAGGGTCACCTGTGCTTCAATTTACAACCCTAATTCAGGTCAACAGCCATTTGACAGCCTTtaagcttttataagccaggatgggcaaggatcaaggagatagatggttggtttcactcgtccaagcagcctgtccacatcctcggacgtaacagattggaattgaccccacgcaacttgactagacaggactctagcactctcctgccccggccctgctcccacagtggagtctacctcttcccaattctgagcgactttatctgcaaaaaaactttgcaaaatcattgcaggagatcatgtggttccactaaattgcgaaccacctgaaagagtctcctggtgctgttttctgcagatgcaatagaggcgatGAAGAAAGTCTTTGCCATCACTACCActacttggtaggctcaacattgaGCTTTAACCcatgtccggtcagcttcagaatgagttatccgccactggcgctctagccttctcagcaattgtttcattgcccttagatctgtggaaaaccacggggctatccgggctccatgcaatcagagagagcgcttcagagccaaacagtcaatgttgttgtttagtcatttagtcgtgtccgactcttcgtgaccccatggaccagagcatgccaggcactcctgtcttccactgcctcctgcagtttggtcaaactcatgctggtagcttcgagaacactccacattccagcgggccaccaggaatcagctgaaaggccatcaacatgggataaaacatcccctaccactctctggaaaccatttggatccattaagtggcaggggcggaccatccgaatcggtctcacctccctgcagaggggaagggtcgtggagaagtccagttgcaccagaaagtgatctgaccatggcacttctttagtttcgcttttacttagtgtcagatcaccaacatccatagaggtaaacaccaggtccaaggcatgtctgcagctatgagttgggccagacttattcaggggcagccccatggaggccatgctttccacgaagtcccgagcggccgcttgtaaggtcgtgtcggcatggatgttaaaatctccTAGGACAACCAAAACTACGTGTCTCCAGGAGAatatccgccacaacctgaagcagctcgggcagggaatccttggtgcagcggggaggtcggtacaccaaaaggaatcctatactgcccctattgcccaacttccagaacatgcaatcAGAGAACTTGGTCTTCCCaacaggacgcctggtgcaaactaatgacttcctaaaaatcactgcaacccccccctccccgcccacatgacctgggttgctgtgcataagagaaacttggtggacaagcagcagcttTACCTTTTACTGGGCTTAAACGTTTTGAGGAACATGCTTTAGTGGACACCTGGCGCCACCTACAGCATGGAGAGCATAATCACACATTTTCCTCTCCTAGGCATGCTGTTCACACAAGAATCTATTTTATACTGATTTCCTCCAGTCTGGTGTCGAGGGTGGAAATAGCAGAGAGAGGTCCAAGGAGGCATCTGACCACGCCATGCTTAAAGTGCTGCTGTGAAGAGATGATTCACACCCCACATAGACTCTATTAACTAAATGAGTTCATTGTGAAAGAAAATATATATGGAGGCTTTATTTAAACTTTACATAGGGGACAATATGCACCTGCAATTTAAGCATCTTATTGGCCAGCTTTTATTAGCATCATGGCTTGTAATAGCTGCATACTGAAATTTATTtgaaatttaccgtatttttctgtgtataagacgcccccatgtataagaagcCCCCTgcttttggggaccccaaatttagaaaatgagcatatgcactatccgtgtataagatgcccccagatTTTTGACCTTCttttaaagtaaaacaaaacaaaacactagtcttatacacggaaaagtacggtatataggTTGTGACATTGACCACATGGTATTAAAAAGACTGGCAATTGGTGCTGATAGAAAAATTAACTACTAAACTAAAAATATCaaggagaatgaaacaaaaaaacccatgtTGGTTGGATTGGCATATATTTATTAAGTATAGCGCAAAATAGAATGTAGGACATCCTccacattctttcttttttcttttttcacttcctGTAGTTTTTTGGTTTCACACATTGGTGTTATAGGTTCCACACTCCAAATAGCAATAAATGTCAGGGGCGGTGTTTTTCTGGGTTCAGCTCCAACAGGAAGGATAAATCACTGGAGACTGATGGCAGTTGGTAATATTTGgatatatttacaaaaatacaagtTGGGCATAGGTGAAAGCAAACAGCATAATATTCCAGCCCACAGCAAATCAACTGCCTGACATCAAATCAAGTATTCCCAATATATATTTCTCCCGCTTTCgttcactctggtttccatccttAAACATATAGCCCTGAATATATTTGAATGGATTATAGAATTATAGGTTTACTTGAGAAGAAGTTTGGTTCATACCTCACCATTTCCCACCAGCCCGATATAAAGTAGCATCTTGAGCCAGGATTCTGTTTTACCCAATTCTTAGTATATTTAACATGTTTTTAGCTGTTAttgatgttttaaatatttttatttttatagttttgcAGCTTTGTTGTTTGTCACCCTAGGGCCTTTGGGAGGAATGGtaggatagaaatttaatgaataattgGAATAAATAGAAACACAAATATCAGCCAACCTCTGCAAGGAGGAACCAAGACAATAAAGAAATGCTTTGAACTCTGAaatactattgttattattaaagaaTGATACATAAAGATACATTTTTATTGACACAAGAGTTTTTTTTATGTAAGCTACACTGAGGATTGCCTGAAAAGTGTTAATAAAAACCTTAAATAAATCAATGAAAGATAAAAATGCAGAATAATAGCAACAATACAATCTCAAGAAACAGATAGCAGCATAAcaataaaagataaaataagttAAATATTAAAGTTGACCAgatctttccaaactgtgtcgtgACACATCAGTGCGTCGGCCACAGTATGTAGGTGTGTCGTGTGAACGCTCCCCAcgttcctcccggggctggaaaggggttagtttaacctctggtttgctagtaaaactgaattactgtgttgcgaaatgatgcatgtctaaaaagcatGTCACCAACCTGAAAAGTTTGGAAATCTCTGAAGTAGACTCTTGGAGGCCAGGAGTCCAAaagcatctagaaggccacaggttcaaaGCCTAATGCTTTCAGAAATAGGTATCTACCTCTGCTGCTTCCCCCAAAATCCTAGTTATAACCTAATACCTGACCTAGTCAGCAGTCTCCCTCTTCACACTGAGTCCATATGCAGACCTCCAGGCTTCAACATCCAGCCTGTTTTGGGGTGGGTTTCTCCTCCCTTCCAATCCTGCTTTGAGTCTGTTCTGTAAGATACAGAGCAAAAGGTGCTTTTGGGAAGAAATGCTAAGAGAGCAGACATCGCGTCCTAACTGGCAAACCAGGATTGTTCCaaagttgttaaatgtttctACCAAATGGCAAACTAGTATTAGTTGAGGTTATGTTTGTGGTTCATGGATATTGGTGGTTTTGAGGTCATTTAGTGTTTTGTTCCTGTACTCTTTTAAGTACAGGAAACCCACAACTTACGCACATTTAATTTGTGTATATTCAGCTTTACAGTCtggcaaaaataaatttaaaaagcggGTCAAAAGAGGGCAGGAttctgggggggaaatggctttggtcATCCCAcaatatgcaattttggctttatttgTGAACTGTGGTAACCCCCTAGTAATTGTGGATTTACAGTAATTATAAGAGGCAAAGATCAAATCACTTAGCTCAGCCTAGTACCATCTAGATACAACTTCCATCGGTCTGTCTAGCACAGCTTAGGAGGACTGTCTTGGCTGCTAAGCatatgtgttttcaaactgttgGGATTTTGATTTCTTGTGACACTCAATGGATGGTGACTTGTTTCTTTCTCTGCTGTTATGCTGTTCAGGCCCCGTAGCAACTCAAATGGCCTTTTCAAAGAGAAATCCAAACTGACCAGGTAATTTGCCAAATATCTCGCCCACTTTGCTGTGATCTGGGACCTGGTGGCCAAGAAGTTTCTGAAAAGATCAGGATCACCATCCAGTTCCAGAAGTTTTTGGATATCATTCTTAATCTTAGCCAGTGCTGGCTCATTGTCATTGTAAATCTCCAGTAATGTTTTGccatctccctcttcttccctccaTAGTCGGCTTCCGTCTTTTCTATCTGCTTCCTCCTTCTGGTTTTCCTCAAGCTTTCTTTGCTGTCTGGCATCTTCCTCACATTGCAAAATCCAGCTCAGGCGGCAAGGCCAGCAGTTGGAAAGAACAACCCAGTCTATCAGTTCTTCAATGCTGATTCTTTCCTCATATTTCCAGGGAGCCTCTGATTCCAGCTTGGTGATGGACAAGATGGTCAGgactgtgttcaccaccctcttcAGTTGCGCAGAATTCCCTGGGATGTATTCGTTATTCATCAAGTGCTTACAGATAATTAACTTTTCGCTACAGCTGGGGTCTTCTAAGCCTACCACCGTGATCTTGATGTTGCTTTCCTCGTAAGAGCACGCATGATAATCCACCTTCAGAATCTCATTGACCAGCCTTAATTTGTCCTTGGGAGTCATCTGCGGCAGGGAGAAGGGCAAGGACACAATTCGGTCTAAGTACAAGTAGCCATTCgtgtgtttcttttctctttgaaTACATTCCACAAGGATGCTTGGATCGGCAGCCAAGATGGAGATAAATGGGGCATCTTTGTTGGAAAGAAGTATGTTTATGGCATCAAGAACATCCACCACTTTGTCCTGAGTGCATCTGTCCAAATTGATGATCTTCAGGACCACCCGGATCTCTCGCTTCTCTATCCATCCCAGGAACTGGAGGAAATTAGCTATGGTTTCCACTAATTCTTTCACAAAATGCATGAAGCCCAGCTTGGCACTGAGGGTGTTTCTGTCAATTTCTGTCTGAAGCTTCTTTTTCAGTGTGAAGTAGAACTTGGTCATTACATGTATGAAAGGAGTGATAAACAGAATAGCCCCTACTAAAGCAGTGGATCCATAGCGCGAATCGAATTTACCTTCCTTTATCAACATGCTAGCTGCTGTTAAAAGAAGACTCAAACCTGTTATAACAGGAATGAAGAGTTTCCCCCATCCTTTAAAAacccatttctttctctttgtttttttCAGAGATTGCCCATCAAGGATCATAAAAGTTGTAAAAAGTGCTTTGTTCTTCCCTTCGATTCCGTCAAGCAGCGCTGTAAGAAGGCCAGCCCAGATGTGGTCACATCCCACATACTCCCAGGCATCGAAATGGATGAAGATGTACCGGGTACCTTTGAGTTCTTCAGAACCGGAAGCAGGGTAACAAAAAATCATACGCCAAATGAGTGAAAGCAGGGAATACTTTCCCCCACTTTTCTCCCCCTCTGTGGGCATGTGGCCTGTAAAAGAAAGTGGGAAGCACAACATTTGTACCAATCTGTACTCATCATCACAGTTGGGATGAGTCTGCTGCAGTCCACAGCTGGTGGGGGGTAGGTCGGTCATTTTCTGGTCAttacttaggaacataggaaactgccttatactgaatcagaccattggtctatatagtagtagtagtagtagtagtagtagtagtaataataataataataataataataataataataataataataataataataatttatttgtaccccgcccatctggctgggtttccccagccactctgggcggcttccaacaaagattaaaaatacattaaaatgtcacacactaaaagcttccctgaacagggctgccttcagatgtcttctaaatgtcaggtagttgtttgtctctttgacatctgatgggagggcgttccacagggcgggcaccactaccgagaaagccctctgcctggttccctgtagctttgcttctcacaatgaaggAACTGCccaaaggccctcggtgctggacctcagcatctgggaagaacaatggaggtggagacggtccttcaggtatactggaccaaggccgtttaggtcaacaccaacactttgaattgtgcttggaaacgtactgggagccaatgtaggtctttcaagaccagtgttatgtggtctcgccagccactcccagtcaccagtctagctgccgcattctggatataTAGCTCCATATCTACCTGCACTGATAGTCATTAGCTCCCCAGTGGTTTTCtggcaggggatattcccagccctaactggagatgctggagattgatcCTTAATAATAGAAATCTACTGGCTCACAAGCTGGTTTGGAACAGGAGACCACTTCCTCTTTAATCTGTCCTTTTATTTGGTCTGTATCTAGACTATGTGCTTTAGCGGGGCATCACAAAACTCCGGATACCAGTTTGGTGTGGGTATGGAGACACAGCAGTGTAAAAGAATGTGGAGTTAGTAGTTAGTTTGTTCGACTGGGACCTGTGAGAAGAAAGTGCAAATCATaggtcagccatgaagctcactgggccaatcactgcttctcagcccaaGCCATCTCACAGGTTTGTTTTGATACAAGGCGAGCTCCGTGGAGGAAAAATAGGGTATACACATTATTATAAACAAATTACTAGAAGTATGCCTTAAAAATAATTGTGCGTTGAGTACTTAATCTGGCGTTCTCCTGGCCCTGAGTCACTGAGCTTCCCTGATGCAGGATTTCTTTGCAAGAAAGATCCCATGCCTTGCCAGTTAACTTCACACCCCTTACCTTCTGCATCCCTCTCTGGGAGATTTAAATGCAGCTTTGATTATTCTTTTTCGAGTCAATGGTACTTACTTTCAATTTCATCTAGGAGCCTTCTTTTGCTTCTCCCCCATGGTGCGTAGAATCCCATTGTCACTGGTGGGTCGATATTTTGCAGAGACTTTGCCAGGGCTTTGCAGTAAACGGCTTCATGGGTTTCAACTGTACAATTATAACCCATTTtacaggaaaaaagaaagcagaaaaaattaTTATCTTAAAAACCAGGTGGTTAGTAGTTGCAGCAACAAAGGGAATTTAAGTAGGCACATCCTATGGCAACCATAGGCATGAAATAAAGAGGAGTTCAAGGCAGGCTTGGGCGACAAGGGCTTTGCCCTTTAGCAACCTCAAATTGTGGTACCCACATGAACGACCAGGATCTGAAAAGGATGCTGCAGAAGCACAGGGTCAAATTATGTGGGCAGGAGGCAATCCCACCTCATACAACGCCTGCCCATCTAATGCACTGAAGCGCAGTGACTGAGACTGAACTACATTCAGTGAGCGGTTTTGTACACCCTCTGACTGACCAAAGGACCATGCTGtagaccagtggtgtccaaacttttttcaaagagggccagatttgatgaagtgaagggccgtgggggctgaccaaagggccaacccaAGTTGTTGAGTATTTTGGGGATTGAAAAATTGGGTtggagttgttgaggtttttaaataaggaaataaactgatcggcgggccagattaggcccccgaaacggactttggacatgtctgcTGTAGACACCAATAAACACTGTGAGATGCATGTCAGGTGGAACTATAACCAATGTGGGCCCTTAAATGGCCTAACATAGGGCTGGAAAACTCCAAAAGTCAAGTCCGCCATATATCCTCGCTAACAAAACCCAAATTGCTAGCAGTAGATTCAGTGCAAAAAAGAAACTTTACCAAACCAGGACACATCCATCCCCAGCCATGTGAAGCCATGATTTGTAATAGCCCCTAACTGCTATTTAATGAGGAATTGTCCATCATGGTGACCAAACAGTGGACTGGCAGAAGGCTGACTTAATGACACATTTACCCCTGAAAGCACCTGGGCTGCGACAGTAAACCATGACATTTCTGCTATCAGTGGAAGAGAAGCAAAATCAACAAAGGTGATCAAAGAGTGCACCATTGACCACTTTTGCACAGACAGCATAAAGATTTGAAGATGCCAAGAGGGGAGCGGAATGGGCAGATGTGGCCCCCTGCTCAGTTCCACCCATTCTGCACCAAAATGCAGTAGGACGATTTGTAGGCAACGGCATTCCGGGACCCATTCCTGGAGTGATCAGAAAGGGCCATCGCTGCCAGAGCCCTCTGGGTCTGGCAGCTGAGAGGGAAAACTGATGTAATAATAATGGCGCACCTGGATGGTCCCTCATCAGTGCTTGGTGCTCTGGATCACTCATCTTTGTGGCTGGCGAACTTCAGCAGCTGTCAAAAAAATACATAGCGTGAGTGTCTTTGGGCACTGATTTGCTTGGAAGGCTACTTTGAAGATAGTGTGGAAAGTGGTGGGCTGTGCACAGTcaattcctgacagtaagagcagaacttctgacagtaagagctgttcgacagtggaacttgctgccaaggagtgtggtggagtctccttctttggaggtctttaagcagaggcttgacaaccatatgtcaggagtgctctgatggtgtttcctgcttggcagggggttggactcggtggcccttgtggtctcttccaactctatgattctatgattctaattcacGCTGGGCTGCTGACAAGTCCCACCATCCCAACACATCTCCCCGGTCCTGCAGGCTCAGTTAAAGGGTGCTGGTTAAAGCCTGGATACTTGAATAACTATCTCTCCAGCATTTATGTGCATGAGTGTCTGAGGGTGGTTGGaggataggtaaagggacccctgaccattaggtccagtcatggccgactctggggttgcggcactcatctcgctttattggctgagggagccagcgtacagcttccaggtcatgtggccagcatgactaagctgcttctggcgaaccagagcagtgcagggaaacgccgtttaccttcccgccagagcggtacctactatttatctacttgcactttgacgtgctttcgaactgctaggttggcaggagagctcaccccgtcgcggggattcaaactgccgaccttcagatcggcaagtcctaggctccacagcaccacccgcatccaaggttggaggatagatggcagttaatggattgaggttgaatcctgacaagtactgttttggggggatatggggcgggtgggtgtgggggactccttggtcctgaatgaggtaactatgcccctgggagtcattttgggctcGCAGCTGtaaatggaggcacaggtcaactctgggtccagggcagctccatctggtacaccggCTGAGagcctacctgcctgcagactgtctcactagAGAGGtgagttatctcccgcttggactactgcaatgggctctttgtggggctacctttgaagatgactcggaaattacaactaattcagaatgcagcagctagactggtgactgggaatggtcATGCTGGATAGAAGTCCTAGGGTATACTCTGAAGATACAGGAGACCACCACCTTGCTAAAGCTGAGCTGGACAATATAGGACTTCTCAGTGCACATGCTTAGGATGTGCTGCATTTCCTAAAGATGTGGAAGGTGAACCTAAAATTTACAGATGGTATcttattgaaagagaattatatgaaaatgatgtatagatggtatataacaccagagaAAGTGAtcaaaatgtataaaaagggaTCAAAaacctgttggaaatgtaaagaaaaagatgggacattctatcatatgtggtgggaatgcaaaaagattagaaattattgggaaatgatatataatgaattgaaaaaaaatgtttaaaaagacttttgttaagaaaccagaagcattccttcTAGGAATTTTAGACcaagatgtaaaaaaagaaaactggaaattatttatgtatgcaacaacagcggcaagaattttattagcacaaacttggaagacagaagaaataccaagGAAAGAACAATGCcaagggaaacttatggaatatgcagaactggcaaaactaacagaaaaattacatgaaaaggacaacaaagactttaaaagagaatgagaaCCATTTATaacatatatgaagaggcaacataaagaaatggactcattggcagggtttgagtaaacaatcacaactgtatacaacaaaaaataagtaTATGTATTGAGAAAATTTTGGGGAAACAATACGCAGGGtgaacaatatggaaataaaacaaaacgggagtatgagggaagtccaggggaggagggtTGTAATATGAAAAATTGTGAAAGATATATTGTTAGAAgaagtatacatggaaaaatcaaataaaattatttatctcAGGATGTGCTCCATTTTCTGATCCTGAACATCTATCTGGGTGCATAAATCATACCCAGATAAGAAAGTCAATCCCTGCCTCCCTTCTTTTTACTCATTAAAAACACTTGCCTGGTAAAAATCCAATGTGAGCGTGGACTGAACTTGCCTGGATTCTTCAGCTGAAATACATGCCACAGAATTAGTAGAGCAGCAGTAACCCCAGACACTGACTCTTGGCTCAGAATCTTGCCGAATATATATTGAATGGGATGTGGCTAATCATGACACCATATGAGCCATATCTTTGCATCACAATGATGGGAAGTAAGTTTACGTGAACCCAATTTGCTTGGTAATAAGTTAACAGAAAGTAAACCACTATCACGTCATAAGTCAATAATTTAATTATCATCACCATAGGTCTTAACAAAAGTCAGCATCGTGCATGGATGAAAAAAATTACTTAGAATAGCTCAAGAACATTAGTTACATCCTGGTAAGATGTATCTTTCCTTAAACCAAGTGAATTAagctactttttctttttaaaatcaaattaaggTACTTTTTCAATAATTACCCTGTTAGTTGCTGCAAGCAAaagtttgttgttttctttatttctcctATGGTAGACCAATGAGAAATTGACTCAGGTACTTAGATTTTGGTTACttgaaaacagaacagaaaatgaGGGGTATGTTCAACCTCTTCAGCCCTACAAATACAGCATATCTGAGCAGTTGAAACTTTCCACAACTGATGGCTGTAATGTGCTGTTTATGGGGCTACCTTTTGAAGAAGACTGTTTGGAAACTGCCGTCAGTACAGAATACAGCAGCTAGATTGCTGCTAACTGGCACCGTGCATTGAGAAACTGTTGAtgatattccaaaagacaaaactaaattTTTCTTATATGTGacgtctgcagcaagaatcctggtggtaagtattggaaagggaatcagttacccactaggggagaatggttatgtaagctttcagagtatttagaattagccaaattgacagatataataagacaaaaaccaaaaagtgaagtgaaaaaggaatgggagtgtttaaatgaataccttaaaagtcaaggttcgaggacagaaatctggctgagtctggaataaccttgtgaagtgaaacgATAAGAAAGGGATTTATATCTACCAtagatgctaggatagagatgatcAGAAAGACAGGaagacaggaagacacaatgagaggtaaaggaggtgttgtgggattggtggaagtcaatgtttgtttttccctttagtgtttatattattaacttgtaagatatggatttgatttttttgtatgttggtttttgtgttttgtgtattgttatttttcgatatttttttgtgttgttgttgtgtggaaaatactaataaaatttaaattataaaaaagagagagaaaaactgttGCCCCCATGTTTAAGAACTTCATTGCCTTCTGTCCTGTTCCCAAGTACAATTCAGAGCTGCTGTTTACCTTTAAGGCTTTAAGGCTTGGGAAGTGAGAACCTGTAGAAATGTCTTCGCCCAAACCAAACTGTCCATGACTTTTGTGAAGGCCTTCCTCCAGGTGTCCTCGCCAACTGAGAGAAGGGGTTGACCACAACAAAGAAGGACTTATGTGTTGTTGGTGCCACCACCCCAGTTACTGAACCCTTTTTCCTGGAAAGCTCACCCATAGTGGCACCAAGAAGAGCTTTTAATATACAATATACCTAAATGTTTGGACTCCTTTTGGTATCTGGTTTacgctgctgctattattattacattaactTTTTTTGTTAATGATGGACCTGTAACTGAACAAGAATTTCACTCTGCATTAGGAGATTCTCCATTCACTTGGATTCACTGGAAACAGGTGCACGATTTTCTTGCTCCTACCAAAAGGAACAAGGATTTCTCATGAAATCTTACAGCTAAA contains:
- the LOC128418984 gene encoding NTPase KAP family P-loop domain-containing protein 1-like, producing the protein MPTEGEKSGGKYSLLSLIWRMIFCYPASGSEELKGTRYIFIHFDAWEYVGCDHIWAGLLTALLDGIEGKNKALFTTFMILDGQSLKKTKRKKWVFKGWGKLFIPVITGLSLLLTAASMLIKEGKFDSRYGSTALVGAILFITPFIHVMTKFYFTLKKKLQTEIDRNTLSAKLGFMHFVKELVETIANFLQFLGWIEKREIRVVLKIINLDRCTQDKVVDVLDAINILLSNKDAPFISILAADPSILVECIQREKKHTNGYLYLDRIVSLPFSLPQMTPKDKLRLVNEILKVDYHACSYEESNIKITVVGLEDPSCSEKLIICKHLMNNEYIPGNSAQLKRVVNTVLTILSITKLESEAPWKYEERISIEELIDWVVLSNCWPCRLSWILQCEEDARQQRKLEENQKEEADRKDGSRLWREEEGDGKTLLEIYNDNEPALAKIKNDIQKLLELDGDPDLFRNFLATRSQITAKWARYLANYLVSLDFSLKRPFELLRGLNSITAEKETSHHPLSVTRNQNPNSLKTHMLSSQDSPPKLC